Proteins co-encoded in one Candidatus Moraniibacteriota bacterium genomic window:
- a CDS encoding tyrosine-type recombinase/integrase codes for MKLKNLLTEFLEYLEIERNRSQKTIENYHHYLKRFLTWAKISEPKDITAELIRSYRLYLNRQKDSHGKELKKVTQNYHIIAIRSFLKYLAKRDIKSLAAEKLEVGKNPSHEIEFLDSGELDRLLHAAEGSDIKSMRDRAILELLFSAGLRVSELININCDQLNISRQEFSVIGKGDKMRIVFISDTAKEALEKYLSKRMDLDPALFIRLSEKGGIGNEKTKRLTPRSIQRIVKFYAAKAGIVKNVHPHTLRHSFATDLLSNGADIRSVQTMLGHSSITTTQIYTHITNKQLKEIHKQFHGKKK; via the coding sequence CTGACTGAATTTCTTGAATATTTGGAGATTGAACGTAACCGTTCGCAGAAGACTATTGAGAATTATCATCATTATCTCAAGCGCTTTTTGACCTGGGCAAAAATATCCGAACCCAAGGATATCACTGCTGAGCTTATAAGGAGCTACCGTTTATATCTGAACCGGCAGAAAGATAGCCATGGCAAGGAACTGAAAAAAGTTACTCAAAATTATCATATAATAGCCATCCGCAGTTTTCTGAAATATCTTGCCAAGCGCGATATTAAAAGTTTGGCCGCTGAAAAATTGGAAGTTGGTAAAAATCCATCACATGAAATTGAGTTTCTTGATAGTGGTGAGCTTGACCGCCTTTTGCATGCCGCAGAAGGATCAGACATAAAGTCCATGCGCGATAGGGCAATCTTGGAGCTTCTTTTTTCGGCAGGACTTCGTGTTTCTGAACTTATAAATATAAACTGCGACCAATTGAACATTTCCAGACAAGAATTTAGCGTGATTGGCAAGGGCGATAAAATGAGAATAGTTTTCATTTCTGATACTGCAAAAGAGGCGTTGGAAAAATATTTGAGCAAGCGCATGGACTTGGATCCGGCTTTATTTATTCGATTATCCGAAAAAGGGGGAATTGGAAACGAAAAAACAAAGCGCTTGACCCCACGTTCAATTCAAAGAATAGTAAAATTTTATGCAGCCAAAGCAGGTATCGTGAAAAATGTACATCCGCACACGCTAAGGCATAGTTTTGCCACAGACTTACTTTCTAATGGAGCTGACATCCGAAGCGTGCAAACAATGTTGGGACATTCTTCCATAACGACAACTCAAATTTATACGCACATTACCAACAAGCAACTCAAAGAAATACACAAGCAGTTTCACGGAAAAAAGAAATAA
- a CDS encoding UvrD-helicase domain-containing protein — protein sequence MGIVSELNEKQKEAVMTTDGPLLIIAGAGSGKTKTLTHRVAYLIKNHGVNPRNILAVTFTNKAAGEMCERIMRILYPEADKNYKYSLYNNSNLPTIGTFHAICSKILRSEIEVLGYEKSFHIIDDQDQQALMKKILKEMEIDPQQFNPRAILSTISKAKNELISREEFENQAHGYYEEIVAKCYKRYQSHLKENNSLDFDDILVFIVKIFQNFPKVLEKYQKQFKYILVDEYQDTNRAQYLFINMLAGKHRNLCVVGDDWQSIYKFRGADIKNILNFENDYPEAKVIHLEQNYRSTQVILDAAYGVISKNINRKDKKLWTEKEAGHLVTSFEAEDECDEAEFVADEIKKGGMPYSKYVVLYRTNAQSRVIEETFLKKSIPYRIIGGIKFYQRKEIKDVIAYLKLISNHSDTISLERIINEPKRNLGLVTFKKWVDIAKKKNLNLIEAGLKFSESEFKFPESLQLVNSKIDAIAKLCDFIKRMKEIQPRITLADFIEKVFKESGYEKMLLDDGVEGEMRWENVKELITVAHKYDENKAEYGDILRAFLEEVALTSEADNVDQNQDAVYLMTLHSAKGLEFPAVFIVGLEEGILPHSRSMLSYEEMEEERRLMYVGLTRAKEKIYLLFTRQRNLFGSTQMNSPSRFLDDIPEKLVKHNSCRETEKKIFESLLKKKKKSEKKANFFKGGEKVKHEQFGEGIVVSSVGDIITVAFKKAGIKRLSAEFAKLEQI from the coding sequence ATGGGCATAGTCTCTGAATTAAATGAAAAACAAAAAGAAGCGGTAATGACAACAGATGGACCGCTTTTGATTATTGCCGGAGCGGGGTCGGGCAAAACCAAAACACTGACACATCGGGTAGCCTATCTGATTAAAAATCACGGAGTCAATCCGCGCAATATTTTGGCAGTGACTTTTACTAACAAGGCGGCGGGGGAAATGTGTGAAAGGATCATGCGAATTTTATATCCCGAGGCAGACAAAAATTATAAATATAGTTTGTATAACAATTCGAATCTGCCAACCATTGGAACGTTTCATGCAATCTGTTCCAAAATACTGCGCAGTGAAATAGAAGTTTTGGGATATGAAAAATCGTTTCACATCATTGATGACCAGGATCAGCAGGCTTTAATGAAAAAAATTCTAAAAGAAATGGAAATAGATCCACAGCAGTTCAATCCAAGAGCAATTCTATCAACCATAAGTAAGGCTAAAAATGAGCTGATAAGTAGGGAAGAATTTGAAAATCAAGCCCATGGATATTACGAAGAAATTGTGGCTAAGTGCTATAAACGCTACCAATCACATCTTAAAGAAAACAACAGTCTGGATTTTGATGATATTCTTGTTTTTATAGTAAAAATTTTTCAGAATTTTCCTAAAGTGCTGGAAAAATATCAGAAACAATTCAAATATATTTTAGTGGATGAATATCAGGATACCAATCGGGCGCAATATTTATTTATAAATATGTTGGCCGGGAAGCACAGAAATTTATGCGTTGTGGGAGATGATTGGCAAAGTATTTATAAGTTCCGAGGCGCAGACATTAAAAATATCCTCAATTTTGAAAATGATTATCCAGAAGCCAAAGTAATACATCTGGAACAGAATTACCGTTCAACCCAGGTTATTCTGGATGCGGCCTATGGTGTTATTTCCAAAAACATAAATCGCAAGGATAAGAAACTTTGGACGGAAAAAGAAGCCGGGCATTTGGTAACTTCTTTTGAGGCTGAGGATGAATGCGACGAAGCTGAGTTTGTCGCAGATGAAATAAAAAAAGGAGGCATGCCTTATAGCAAATACGTAGTTTTATACCGTACCAATGCACAATCACGCGTTATTGAAGAAACTTTTCTAAAAAAATCAATACCCTATCGAATTATCGGAGGCATTAAGTTCTACCAGCGAAAGGAAATAAAGGACGTGATTGCTTATCTTAAATTAATTTCAAATCATAGTGACACAATTTCATTGGAGAGGATAATCAATGAACCAAAAAGAAATCTGGGTCTAGTTACATTCAAAAAGTGGGTAGATATCGCTAAGAAAAAAAATTTAAATCTTATTGAAGCCGGATTAAAATTTTCAGAATCTGAATTTAAATTTCCAGAAAGTCTGCAACTAGTAAATTCAAAAATTGATGCAATAGCTAAGCTCTGCGACTTTATAAAAAGAATGAAAGAAATCCAGCCGAGAATAACATTAGCTGATTTTATTGAAAAAGTTTTTAAGGAAAGTGGATACGAAAAAATGCTGTTGGATGACGGAGTTGAAGGTGAAATGCGCTGGGAAAACGTAAAAGAACTTATAACCGTGGCGCATAAGTATGATGAAAATAAAGCAGAGTATGGAGATATTTTAAGAGCGTTTTTAGAAGAGGTTGCACTCACATCTGAAGCAGACAACGTTGACCAAAATCAAGATGCAGTGTATCTTATGACTCTGCATAGCGCTAAAGGTCTAGAATTCCCTGCGGTTTTTATAGTCGGTTTGGAAGAAGGAATATTGCCGCACTCCAGAAGCATGCTTTCCTATGAAGAAATGGAAGAAGAAAGGCGTTTGATGTACGTAGGCTTAACTAGAGCCAAGGAAAAAATATATCTTTTATTCACGCGCCAACGCAATTTGTTCGGTTCAACGCAGATGAATTCTCCTTCCAGATTTTTGGACGATATACCTGAAAAACTTGTAAAACATAACTCATGCCGTGAAACAGAAAAAAAGATATTTGAATCGCTTTTAAAAAAGAAGAAGAAATCAGAAAAAAAAGCGAATTTTTTCAAAGGGGGAGAGAAAGTCAAACATGAACAATTTGGGGAAGGCATAGTTGTTTCGTCTGTTGGCGACATTATTACAGTGGCATTTAAAAAAGCCGGAATCAAAAGATTGTCGGCAGAATTTGCAAAGCTTGAACAAATTTAA
- a CDS encoding G5 domain-containing protein — MIRISKKLKYIFFLTGLAILFFFIFNKDKNDIAINFNSEKKKIELTDSNITFELMSAAKTVEDFMNEQKIVLEENDLIVPDKNKEIFSGTHIIIKRAKNITIKEADKKTKTHTLLDTIEQAVWENKEITLSDDDITNPSRRVLVKEEMTIIVTHVVIKEEIKKQDIDFKTISNEDDKLGWRVKKVTQKGIKGTREIKYKVVYHDNKEISRKILESNVTKEPIEEIVTQGTYMKLGKANKGQGTWYAWKGGLFAASTTLPRGAYAKVTNAENGKSVVVQINDYGPQGKGRIIDLDKVAFEKIASLGAGVIGVKVEQVLN; from the coding sequence ATGATAAGAATTTCAAAAAAACTAAAATACATCTTTTTTTTAACTGGACTGGCAATCCTTTTTTTCTTTATATTCAATAAAGATAAAAATGATATTGCTATAAACTTTAATTCTGAAAAAAAGAAAATTGAATTGACTGATAGCAATATCACTTTTGAATTAATGTCTGCGGCCAAAACTGTAGAAGATTTTATGAACGAGCAAAAAATAGTCCTGGAAGAAAATGATTTAATTGTGCCTGATAAAAATAAAGAAATTTTTTCTGGTACTCATATAATCATCAAACGAGCAAAAAACATAACAATTAAAGAAGCGGATAAAAAAACTAAAACGCATACTCTTTTGGATACTATCGAGCAAGCTGTTTGGGAGAATAAAGAAATAACTTTGTCCGATGATGATATTACGAATCCATCAAGGCGAGTATTGGTCAAAGAAGAAATGACAATTATTGTTACACATGTTGTCATAAAAGAAGAAATAAAAAAGCAGGATATCGATTTCAAAACAATTTCTAATGAAGATGATAAATTAGGTTGGCGCGTTAAAAAAGTCACCCAAAAAGGAATAAAAGGCACGCGTGAAATAAAATATAAAGTAGTTTATCATGACAATAAGGAAATATCGCGCAAAATTCTGGAAAGCAATGTTACAAAAGAACCAATTGAAGAAATTGTTACGCAAGGAACATATATGAAATTAGGCAAGGCTAATAAAGGACAGGGTACCTGGTATGCCTGGAAAGGGGGACTTTTTGCTGCCAGCACGACTCTTCCGCGCGGCGCATATGCCAAGGTGACCAATGCGGAAAATGGCAAATCGGTCGTTGTCCAAATCAATGATTATGGCCCGCAAGGTAAAGGACGCATTATTGATTTGGACAAAGTTGCTTTTGAAAAAATAGCTTCATTAGGTGCGGGAGTTATTGGAGTCAAAGTGGAGCAAGTACTCAATTAG
- the rsmA gene encoding 16S rRNA (adenine(1518)-N(6)/adenine(1519)-N(6))-dimethyltransferase RsmA gives MEIKAKKSLGQNFLKDEAILQRIIESAKLSADDVVIEIGPGQGVLTELLTEVAKKVMAIELDDRLVEMLNNKLRNKENIEIIHDDILKINLPELIFNKLKKLKAKEVKYKVVANIPYYITAPIIKLFLETKFPPSEMILMVQKEVAERICAKAGKMSILAVSVQYYAQPEYLFTVSKESFEPMPKVDSAVIRIIRNKKPASPAGRRETRNKQDVKKFFRIVRAGFSAKRKTLANNLSNGFQIDKKTSEEKLIALGFSKNTRAQELTVEDWRKIENIL, from the coding sequence ATGGAAATCAAAGCGAAAAAATCTTTAGGACAGAATTTTTTGAAAGACGAGGCAATTTTGCAACGGATTATTGAAAGTGCGAAACTTTCTGCTGATGATGTTGTCATTGAAATCGGGCCGGGGCAAGGAGTGCTGACGGAACTGCTGACTGAGGTTGCCAAAAAAGTCATGGCGATTGAATTGGATGACCGACTGGTTGAAATGTTAAATAACAAGTTGCGTAACAAAGAAAATATTGAAATTATCCATGATGATATACTAAAAATAAATCTTCCAGAGCTTATTTTTAACAAGCTGAAGAAGCTGAAAGCTAAGGAAGTTAAATATAAAGTTGTCGCTAATATTCCATATTACATTACTGCTCCAATTATTAAATTATTTTTAGAAACCAAATTTCCACCGAGTGAAATGATTCTGATGGTGCAGAAAGAAGTAGCGGAAAGAATCTGTGCCAAGGCAGGAAAAATGAGCATTTTGGCAGTGTCGGTGCAATACTATGCTCAGCCGGAATATTTATTCACTGTGTCGAAAGAATCTTTTGAGCCGATGCCGAAAGTGGATAGTGCAGTAATTAGAATCATAAGAAACAAAAAACCTGCTTCGCCGGCAGGCAGACGAGAAACAAGAAACAAGCAGGACGTTAAAAAATTTTTTAGAATTGTGCGGGCGGGATTTTCAGCCAAAAGAAAAACTTTAGCTAATAATCTTTCTAATGGATTTCAAATAGACAAAAAAACTTCTGAAGAAAAATTAATCGCGCTTGGTTTTTCGAAAAATACTCGCGCTCAGGAACTGACAGTGGAAGATTGGAGGAAAATAGAGAATATTTTATAA
- a CDS encoding YifB family Mg chelatase-like AAA ATPase, translating into MSSKIYSAATIGLDGEIVEVEVDILGSGLHNFSIVGLPDIAIKESRDRVSSAIKNSGFKPPHQCGRITVNLAPADLPKASPIYDLPIAMGFLLATKQLQFDFNGRMIVGELSLDGRIRPIQGTLPIALLAKEKGFNELYVPLENAAEASVVKGINIVPVDTLYSLADHFSGNRKIDYFPSLDGDVLFSTADYEIDMAHIKGQQHAKRALEIAAAGGHNVILNGPPGSGKTLLAKAIPTILPQLTLEEALEITKIFSVSGKLRKGQPLVTSRPYRNPHHSASSVSLIGGGSYPKPGEISLAHRGVLFLDEFAEFPKSVLENLRQPLEDGMITISRAKGSLYFPARFILVAAMNPCFCGNATDPEKICTCTPAQISRYKQKISGPIMDRIDLHIEVPRLSFDKLQEGISEEKSEQIRARVEAARKIQAKRFENLSVISNSEMSSDQIRQFCPLDEECKQLLRNAVSALKLSARAYHRIIKIARTIADLSNSENIQPAHIAEAIQYRFKME; encoded by the coding sequence AGTCGCGTGATCGTGTTTCGAGTGCTATAAAAAATAGCGGATTTAAGCCACCACATCAGTGCGGTCGCATTACGGTGAATCTAGCTCCGGCAGACTTGCCAAAGGCCAGCCCTATTTATGATCTTCCTATCGCTATGGGATTTTTGCTTGCGACCAAACAATTGCAATTTGATTTTAATGGCAGGATGATTGTAGGAGAACTTTCTCTTGACGGGCGCATACGTCCTATACAGGGAACTTTACCTATAGCTCTCTTGGCAAAAGAAAAGGGGTTTAATGAATTATATGTTCCATTAGAAAATGCAGCTGAAGCCAGTGTAGTTAAGGGAATAAATATTGTACCTGTAGATACTCTTTATTCTTTGGCTGATCATTTTTCTGGCAATAGAAAAATTGATTATTTCCCATCATTAGACGGGGATGTCCTATTTTCAACAGCAGATTATGAAATAGATATGGCTCATATTAAAGGTCAACAACATGCCAAGCGTGCTCTGGAAATTGCAGCAGCTGGTGGGCACAATGTTATTTTAAACGGACCTCCAGGATCAGGAAAGACTTTATTGGCTAAGGCTATTCCTACTATTCTCCCCCAGTTAACATTGGAAGAAGCATTGGAAATAACAAAAATATTTTCAGTTTCCGGAAAACTTAGGAAAGGACAACCTCTAGTTACTTCAAGGCCATACAGAAATCCACATCATAGTGCCAGTAGTGTTTCTTTGATTGGTGGGGGGAGTTATCCAAAGCCTGGAGAAATAAGCTTAGCGCACAGGGGAGTTTTGTTTTTGGATGAGTTTGCTGAGTTTCCTAAAAGTGTTTTAGAGAATTTGCGCCAGCCACTTGAGGATGGTATGATAACAATCTCAAGAGCCAAAGGATCTTTATATTTTCCAGCCCGGTTTATTTTGGTGGCCGCTATGAATCCCTGTTTTTGCGGGAACGCTACTGATCCGGAAAAAATATGCACATGTACGCCAGCACAGATTTCCCGGTATAAGCAAAAAATTTCTGGACCAATTATGGACCGCATTGATCTGCACATTGAAGTGCCACGTTTAAGTTTTGACAAGCTTCAAGAAGGAATAAGTGAAGAAAAAAGCGAGCAGATACGTGCCAGAGTGGAAGCAGCCAGAAAAATACAAGCTAAAAGATTTGAAAATTTGTCGGTAATTTCTAACAGCGAAATGTCTTCTGATCAAATAAGACAATTTTGTCCTTTAGACGAAGAGTGCAAACAGCTTTTAAGAAATGCTGTATCAGCTCTAAAGCTTAGTGCCCGAGCTTATCACCGTATAATAAAAATCGCGCGTACTATTGCAGATCTTTCAAATAGTGAAAATATTCAGCCGGCACATATTGCCGAAGCCATTCAATACAGATTCAAAATGGAATGA